In Candidatus Hamiltonella defensa 5AT (Acyrthosiphon pisum), one genomic interval encodes:
- a CDS encoding peroxiredoxin C, whose amino-acid sequence MTLVTYIAPDFTAPAVLENGEVTENFNFWSYIKDKPCVLFFWPMDFTFVCPSELIAFHERNEAFKNRNTKLVGVSLDSHFVHKQWRNTPIEKGGIGKVSYPLVADIKREIQKGYGIEHPEAGVALRASFLIDENRVIRHQVVNDLPLGRNVDEMLRMVDALAFHQTHGEVCPAQWEEGKSGMQASSDGVAKYLSEHVSDLKRSSTKS is encoded by the coding sequence ATGACTTTAGTGACTTATATTGCTCCGGATTTTACAGCACCCGCCGTATTAGAAAACGGAGAAGTGACCGAAAATTTTAACTTTTGGTCTTATATCAAAGATAAACCGTGCGTTTTATTTTTTTGGCCAATGGATTTCACGTTTGTGTGTCCTTCAGAACTGATTGCTTTTCATGAGCGTAATGAAGCATTTAAAAATCGCAATACTAAACTGGTCGGGGTCTCTTTAGATTCTCATTTTGTTCACAAGCAGTGGCGAAACACCCCCATCGAGAAAGGCGGGATTGGAAAGGTATCTTATCCTTTGGTAGCCGACATAAAAAGAGAGATTCAAAAAGGGTATGGCATTGAGCATCCAGAAGCCGGTGTTGCTCTCCGTGCTTCGTTTTTGATTGACGAAAATCGAGTGATACGCCATCAGGTTGTCAATGATCTTCCTCTAGGGCGTAATGTCGATGAGATGCTGCGCATGGTTGATGCCCTTGCATTTCATCAAACTCATGGAGAGGTTTGCCCTGCGCAGTGGGAAGAAGGGAAATCAGGAATGCAAGCTTCCAGTGATGGCGTCGCAAAATATCTGTCTGAACATGTTTCTGATCTCAAAAGATCATCGACAAAATCATAA
- the mlaA gene encoding phospholipid-binding lipoprotein MlaA yields the protein MKLRLIGWICTSLLLAGCSHSYSSNQSHQKSSGQPQSLSGVEKFNRSMFDLNYRILDPHLTRPLAVFWQNYVPQSARNGLSNFLSNLEEPASMVNALLVANPYKAMQYFSRFFLNTFLGMGGLIDIASMAHPQLAKEFPYRFGSVLGRYHAGYGPYFVFPVYGSFTFREDAGQWVDATYPLLSYLTTWMFAGKWVLQGIETRARLLNSEGLLMNSSDPYSVVEKAYFQRYDFLAHGGILKPEINPNAKAIADDLQNIDSP from the coding sequence ATGAAGCTGAGACTGATTGGGTGGATTTGTACCAGTTTATTATTAGCAGGTTGTAGCCATTCTTATTCTTCAAACCAAAGCCATCAAAAAAGTTCGGGGCAACCTCAATCATTAAGTGGTGTAGAAAAGTTTAATAGATCGATGTTTGATTTGAATTATCGAATTTTGGACCCTCATTTGACTCGGCCTTTGGCTGTTTTTTGGCAGAATTATGTTCCACAATCTGCACGTAATGGCTTAAGCAATTTTTTAAGTAATCTCGAAGAACCTGCCAGTATGGTTAATGCGCTTTTAGTGGCTAATCCCTACAAAGCCATGCAGTATTTTAGTCGATTTTTTTTAAACACATTTTTAGGAATGGGCGGTTTAATTGATATTGCCAGTATGGCGCATCCGCAGCTGGCAAAAGAATTTCCTTATCGTTTTGGTTCTGTATTAGGCCGTTACCATGCCGGTTACGGACCTTATTTTGTTTTTCCGGTTTATGGCAGTTTTACCTTTCGTGAAGATGCAGGGCAATGGGTAGACGCCACTTATCCTTTGCTCAGTTATCTAACGACCTGGATGTTTGCTGGAAAATGGGTGCTCCAAGGGATAGAAACCCGTGCTAGATTACTCAATTCTGAAGGTTTATTGATGAATTCATCAGATCCTTATTCCGTGGTAGAGAAAGCGTATTTTCAGCGTTATGATTTTTTGGCGCACGGAGGAATATTAAAACCAGAGATAAATCCGAATGCGAAGGCGATTGCAGATGATTTGCAAAATATTGATTCGCCTTAA
- the plsB gene encoding glycerol-3-phosphate 1-O-acyltransferase PlsB, protein MSDRCKIYYQSLYLFVKIFIKSKLIPKNFVTDSGLDSSSPIFYILPSRSKMDLIILREESLKQGLPDPLTPLKVDEIQIPRYLFIDDIKESHGHSPSSAETLFSRYLGLYSKNSTLDITILPVSVMIGRRPISICQNRKINRLQKFFTAFWLGRDSFVHFSNPISLSRIINAHSKDLRIVYKLARVARIHFFRQYLSSVGRALPVHSDLFKKLLSSEAIEKALLDEARSKKISPQKAHDNALRLMKEIASQVSYETIRLSDRVLGWMWNRFYQGIHVHNADCVRQLAYKGHSIVYVPCHRSHMDYLLLSYVLYYEGLATPHIAAGINLNFWPAGAIFRRLGAFFIRRNFKGNKLYSTIFRAYLDELFTGGYPVEYFIEGGRSRTGLLLEPKTGTLSMTIQAMLRDISPSITLIPVYIGYEHVIEVLSYTKELRGERKKKENFFQMIGGLRQLRHLGQGYVNFGEPIQLKLYLDKNVPDWRESIRPINKIEATRPHWLASTVKDLAYQIMININHAAAINAINLCSTALLASENQALTRPELLEQLNCYLQLMRHAPHNQYSSVTDQMPEELLDHALHMNKFVVQKNHPHERICLPKEQVPLMRYYRNNIQHLLILPSLIATTVLCHHNISRQEIIRQITLLYPVFKIRWFLYYSEKQLLEALNLLMDELIRQKCVENKNHHFVVNLSSGMMTLKILASGIKEILQHYSIIFFLLTVYPDIDRKSLEKESRAMAKHLCILENMPSAEFFHSSIFSGLLTLLFEKREKMVSNDYSAQKNIEEIFNILKGLISSQMISVMQENFSLKKEWLTYKKKTTD, encoded by the coding sequence ATGTCAGATCGGTGTAAAATATATTATCAATCCCTGTATTTGTTTGTAAAAATTTTTATTAAAAGTAAATTAATCCCTAAAAATTTTGTGACTGATTCAGGCCTTGATTCTTCATCTCCTATCTTTTATATCTTACCCTCCCGTTCTAAAATGGATTTGATCATTTTAAGAGAAGAATCCCTAAAGCAGGGTTTACCCGATCCATTGACACCATTAAAGGTAGATGAGATACAGATTCCCAGATATCTTTTCATTGATGATATCAAAGAATCCCACGGTCATAGTCCATCATCTGCCGAAACACTTTTTTCCCGTTATCTTGGCTTGTATTCTAAAAATTCAACACTAGATATCACGATATTGCCAGTGTCAGTCATGATTGGAAGACGTCCCATTTCCATTTGTCAAAACCGAAAAATAAACCGGCTCCAAAAATTTTTTACCGCCTTTTGGTTAGGCCGGGATAGCTTTGTACATTTTTCCAATCCCATCTCATTATCGCGAATTATCAACGCTCATAGCAAAGATCTCCGCATCGTCTATAAATTGGCCCGAGTGGCTCGAATACATTTTTTTCGTCAATATTTATCGAGTGTGGGTCGGGCTTTACCTGTTCATTCTGATCTTTTTAAAAAATTACTCTCCTCTGAAGCCATCGAAAAAGCACTTTTAGACGAAGCACGTTCAAAAAAAATATCGCCTCAAAAAGCGCATGATAATGCGCTGAGGTTGATGAAAGAAATTGCGTCTCAGGTATCTTATGAAACCATACGCCTTTCTGATCGTGTATTGGGGTGGATGTGGAATCGTTTTTATCAAGGCATTCATGTGCACAACGCGGATTGCGTACGTCAGCTGGCGTACAAAGGACACAGTATTGTTTATGTTCCTTGCCATCGTAGTCATATGGATTACCTATTGCTTTCTTATGTTCTCTATTATGAGGGCTTGGCTACCCCCCATATTGCGGCGGGCATCAATCTGAATTTTTGGCCCGCGGGGGCCATTTTTCGTCGTTTAGGCGCTTTTTTTATTCGGCGTAATTTTAAAGGAAACAAACTGTATTCAACGATATTTCGTGCATATTTAGATGAACTTTTTACAGGTGGCTACCCTGTAGAATATTTTATTGAAGGGGGACGTTCTCGTACTGGCCTGCTCCTTGAACCTAAAACAGGCACCTTATCCATGACCATTCAAGCCATGTTAAGGGATATCTCTCCCTCAATTACATTGATTCCTGTTTATATTGGCTATGAACATGTCATAGAAGTATTGAGCTATACCAAAGAATTAAGGGGAGAGCGTAAAAAAAAGGAAAATTTTTTCCAAATGATAGGGGGACTACGTCAATTGCGTCATCTGGGTCAAGGGTATGTTAATTTTGGTGAGCCTATCCAATTGAAACTTTATCTTGATAAAAATGTTCCTGATTGGCGCGAATCTATTAGACCTATCAATAAAATTGAAGCAACACGACCTCATTGGTTGGCCTCTACCGTCAAAGATTTGGCCTATCAAATCATGATCAACATTAATCATGCAGCGGCGATCAACGCCATTAATCTTTGTTCAACCGCTTTACTGGCGTCAGAGAACCAGGCATTGACACGTCCAGAGCTACTTGAACAGCTGAATTGTTATTTACAACTTATGCGCCATGCTCCGCACAATCAATACAGCTCTGTGACAGATCAAATGCCGGAAGAGTTACTAGATCATGCACTTCATATGAATAAATTTGTCGTTCAAAAAAATCATCCTCATGAGAGGATCTGCTTGCCTAAAGAACAGGTACCTTTGATGAGATATTATCGTAATAACATTCAACATCTCTTGATCTTGCCTTCTTTGATCGCAACGACGGTGCTTTGTCATCATAATATCAGCCGTCAAGAAATCATCAGACAAATCACTCTGCTATATCCTGTTTTTAAAATTCGTTGGTTTCTTTATTACAGCGAGAAGCAGTTGCTGGAGGCATTAAATTTATTGATGGACGAATTGATTCGTCAAAAATGCGTTGAAAATAAAAACCATCACTTCGTTGTAAATCTGTCGTCAGGCATGATGACATTAAAAATCCTTGCATCTGGAATTAAAGAAATATTACAACATTACAGCATTATTTTTTTTCTGCTCACTGTTTACCCTGATATTGACAGAAAATCATTAGAAAAAGAAAGCAGGGCGATGGCAAAACACCTCTGTATATTAGAAAACATGCCATCGGCAGAATTTTTTCATTCTTCTATTTTTTCAGGCCTACTGACCCTCCTATTTGAAAAAAGAGAAAAAATGGTCTCTAACGACTATTCTGCTCAGAAAAACATCGAAGAAATTTTTAATATATTGAAGGGGCTCATCTCTTCTCAAATGATCTCTGTAATGCAAGAAAATTTCAGCCTTAAAAAGGAATGGCTGACTTATAAAAAGAAAACAACAGATTAG
- the rhlB gene encoding ATP-dependent RNA helicase RhlB, protein MNKTHLTDQKFSDFALHPLVIKAIENQGFYHCTPIQALSFPITLAGRDVAAQAQTGTGKTLAFLASVFNYLLTNAADETRQCEQPRALIMVPTRELAIQIYTDAETLSQFTSLKMGLAYGGDGYDKQLKILESGVDILIGTPGRIIDYAKQNFIHLNALQVIVLDEADRMYDLGFIKDIRWLFRRMPPAEKRLNMLFSATLSYRVRELSFEQMNHPEYIEVEPLQKIGSQIQEELFYPSNEDKMRLLQTLIEEEWPDRCIIFANTKQRCEDIWGHLVADGHRVGLLTGDVAQRKRIQILDDFSKGYLDILVATDVAARGLHIPKVTHVFNYDLPENVEDYIHRIGRTGRAGEKGYSISLACEAFASHLSTIEACTGHRIPTSEYNKEALLTDLPQPKRLQRHHRHYAGSRNQGASRKPRSPQ, encoded by the coding sequence ATGAATAAGACACATTTGACAGATCAGAAATTTTCAGACTTTGCCCTTCATCCTTTAGTTATAAAAGCGATTGAAAATCAAGGCTTTTATCATTGTACTCCCATTCAAGCCTTGTCATTTCCCATTACTCTTGCTGGGCGTGATGTTGCCGCTCAAGCACAAACAGGGACAGGCAAGACACTGGCTTTTTTAGCCTCTGTTTTTAATTATTTACTGACAAACGCCGCCGATGAAACAAGGCAGTGCGAACAGCCCCGCGCGCTCATCATGGTACCTACCCGTGAGCTGGCAATACAAATTTATACTGATGCAGAGACTTTATCTCAGTTTACATCGCTCAAAATGGGTTTGGCTTATGGGGGAGATGGCTATGATAAACAACTAAAAATATTAGAAAGTGGCGTAGATATTTTGATAGGGACACCAGGTCGTATCATTGATTATGCAAAACAAAATTTTATTCATTTGAACGCCCTCCAGGTAATAGTGCTGGATGAAGCTGATCGTATGTATGATTTAGGTTTCATAAAAGATATACGTTGGTTATTTCGCCGTATGCCTCCTGCAGAAAAACGATTAAATATGTTGTTTTCTGCGACACTTTCTTATCGAGTAAGAGAATTGTCTTTTGAACAGATGAATCATCCGGAATATATTGAAGTAGAACCATTACAAAAAATCGGATCTCAAATTCAGGAAGAGCTTTTTTATCCTTCTAATGAAGATAAAATGCGATTATTACAGACTTTAATTGAAGAAGAATGGCCTGATCGTTGCATTATTTTTGCTAATACGAAACAACGCTGTGAAGATATTTGGGGCCATTTGGTGGCAGATGGTCATAGGGTTGGGCTTTTGACGGGGGATGTGGCACAGAGAAAGCGGATTCAAATTTTAGATGATTTTTCAAAAGGGTATTTAGATATTTTAGTCGCCACCGATGTAGCCGCACGAGGTCTACATATTCCGAAAGTGACTCACGTTTTTAATTATGATCTCCCAGAAAATGTGGAAGATTATATTCACCGTATTGGTCGTACCGGCAGGGCGGGTGAAAAAGGCTATTCAATCAGTCTGGCCTGTGAGGCGTTTGCATCTCATTTATCTACTATCGAAGCCTGCACTGGTCACCGTATTCCAACAAGTGAGTATAATAAGGAAGCTTTATTAACGGATTTGCCTCAGCCCAAACGTTTGCAACGCCATCATAGACACTATGCGGGCTCGCGTAATCAGGGGGCTTCTCGGAAGCCTCGCTCACCACAATGA
- the trxA gene encoding thioredoxin TrxA, producing the protein MSKEIIQLSDKSFDRDVLKADGLILVDFWAQWCGPCKMIAPILDEIANEYVDKITITKLEIDTNPNTTQKYGIRSIPTLLLFKEGKPIDTKVGAVSKHELKKFLDKHV; encoded by the coding sequence ATGAGTAAGGAAATTATACAGCTAAGTGACAAAAGTTTCGATCGAGATGTACTTAAGGCTGACGGATTGATTTTAGTTGATTTTTGGGCACAGTGGTGCGGGCCTTGCAAAATGATTGCCCCTATTTTAGATGAAATTGCTAACGAATATGTGGATAAAATCACGATCACCAAATTAGAAATTGATACAAATCCAAATACCACACAAAAATATGGTATCCGTAGCATTCCGACGTTATTGCTTTTTAAAGAAGGAAAACCGATTGACACGAAAGTGGGCGCTGTGTCTAAACATGAATTAAAAAAATTTTTGGATAAGCATGTTTGA
- the fabB gene encoding beta-ketoacyl-ACP synthase I — MKRAVVTGLGIISSIGNDKNEVLSSLYAGRSGITFSEEFKNSGMKSHVWGNVKLDTTGMIDRKISRFMSDASIYAYLAMQQSIEDADLNNFDISSNERIGLVVGSGGGSPKNQVAGSDKMRMNGLRGVGPYMVTKAMASGVSACLATPFKIKGVNYSISSACATSAHCVGHALELIQLGKQDIVFAGGAEELCWEMACEFDAMGALSTQYNATPEKASRAYDKNRDGFVIAGGGGMVVVEELEHALSRHAPIYGEIVGYGATSDGANMVAPSGEGAARCMKMAQKGLEVTIDYINVHGTSTPLGDIKELEAIKSVFGHHSPFFSSTKSMTGHSLGAAGVHEIIYSLLMAKHNFIAPSINIETLVPEAVGMNVVTEMKELAINTVMSNSFGFGGTNATLIFSKYPR, encoded by the coding sequence ATGAAACGTGCAGTGGTTACTGGCTTGGGTATTATTTCCAGTATAGGTAACGATAAAAATGAGGTCCTGTCGTCTTTATACGCTGGGCGTTCTGGGATAACTTTCTCTGAAGAGTTTAAAAATTCAGGCATGAAAAGCCATGTCTGGGGTAATGTGAAACTCGATACCACGGGTATGATTGATCGAAAAATTTCCCGTTTTATGAGTGATGCTTCAATTTATGCTTATCTCGCTATGCAACAAAGTATTGAAGATGCCGATTTAAATAATTTTGATATTTCCTCAAACGAGCGGATAGGATTGGTCGTCGGTTCAGGGGGAGGTTCGCCTAAAAATCAGGTGGCGGGCTCCGATAAAATGCGCATGAATGGTTTAAGAGGAGTGGGCCCTTATATGGTGACCAAAGCCATGGCATCCGGTGTTTCCGCATGTTTGGCGACGCCTTTTAAAATTAAAGGAGTAAATTATTCGATTAGCTCGGCCTGTGCTACGTCTGCTCATTGTGTGGGTCATGCATTGGAACTTATTCAATTAGGAAAACAAGACATTGTTTTTGCTGGTGGAGCAGAAGAATTATGTTGGGAAATGGCCTGTGAATTTGACGCTATGGGGGCACTTTCCACTCAATATAATGCAACACCAGAAAAAGCGTCTCGAGCGTATGATAAAAACCGGGATGGTTTTGTGATTGCGGGAGGCGGCGGTATGGTGGTGGTCGAAGAGCTTGAACATGCGCTCTCTCGCCATGCGCCTATTTATGGAGAGATAGTGGGTTATGGCGCCACGTCGGATGGCGCTAACATGGTTGCCCCGTCTGGTGAAGGCGCCGCTCGTTGTATGAAAATGGCTCAGAAAGGCCTTGAAGTGACCATCGATTATATCAATGTACATGGTACCTCTACCCCGCTTGGCGATATCAAAGAGCTAGAAGCGATTAAAAGTGTTTTCGGTCATCACTCTCCGTTTTTTTCATCGACAAAATCGATGACAGGTCACTCCTTGGGAGCCGCAGGGGTGCATGAAATTATTTACAGTTTACTGATGGCAAAACATAATTTTATTGCCCCCAGCATTAACATTGAGACTCTTGTTCCAGAAGCAGTGGGTATGAACGTCGTGACTGAAATGAAAGAATTGGCAATCAATACAGTGATGTCGAATAGTTTTGGTTTTGGAGGCACTAATGCGACTTTGATTTTTTCTAAATATCCGCGATAA
- a CDS encoding GrxA family glutaredoxin: MFIVIFGRPKCPYCTRAIELAQKLKSELKDKNINFDYIDMHAEKITKADLEKTVGKPVETVPQIFIDKQHIGGYTEFAAYVNKHFHDLKF; this comes from the coding sequence ATGTTTATTGTTATTTTTGGGCGTCCAAAATGTCCTTATTGCACTCGTGCAATAGAGTTGGCACAAAAACTTAAATCAGAATTAAAGGATAAGAATATTAATTTTGATTATATCGACATGCATGCTGAAAAGATCACAAAAGCGGATCTAGAAAAAACGGTGGGTAAACCGGTGGAAACCGTGCCGCAAATTTTTATTGATAAGCAACATATTGGCGGCTATACCGAATTTGCAGCCTATGTTAATAAACATTTTCATGATCTCAAATTTTAA
- the dapE gene encoding succinyl-diaminopimelate desuccinylase, producing MNHKICPVVMLAQQLIERRSISPEDAGCQDIIAQHLNYFGFTVEPMHFGDTKNLWAWRGSGEKTLVFVAHTDVVPAGNETLWTTPPFMPSIRDGSLYGRGAADMKGSLAAMIIAAERFVEAHPNHRQKLAFIITSDEEASGANGTSKVVQALMARNEKVDYSLVGEPSSTERIGDVIKNGRRGSLTAQLCIQGVQGHVAYPHLAQNPIHQALGALKELSMIEWDQGNAFFPPTSVQITGLKAGNGVSNLIPDQLHVQFNFRFNTESTYSMIRNQVENLLERYALDYQITWILSGEPFLTPKGELLDAVLNTVQHYCDSPPDILTTGGTSDGRFIALMGAQVVELGPINQSIHKVNESVSIADLQLLTKMYQRIMEQLLLT from the coding sequence ATGAATCATAAAATCTGTCCTGTCGTGATGTTGGCACAACAATTAATTGAACGCCGTTCAATCAGTCCAGAGGATGCTGGTTGCCAAGACATCATCGCTCAACACTTAAATTATTTCGGTTTTACTGTTGAACCCATGCATTTTGGTGACACAAAAAATCTCTGGGCCTGGAGAGGCTCGGGAGAGAAAACTTTGGTTTTTGTGGCTCATACCGATGTGGTACCTGCGGGTAATGAAACATTATGGACGACGCCTCCTTTTATGCCATCAATACGTGATGGAAGTCTTTATGGGAGAGGTGCCGCAGATATGAAAGGGTCTTTGGCGGCCATGATCATCGCCGCTGAACGTTTTGTCGAAGCGCATCCAAACCATCGCCAGAAATTAGCCTTTATTATTACCTCAGACGAAGAGGCCTCAGGCGCAAATGGAACTTCTAAGGTCGTTCAAGCTTTAATGGCTCGCAATGAAAAAGTGGATTATAGCTTAGTAGGGGAGCCTTCAAGTACCGAACGGATAGGAGATGTCATTAAAAATGGCAGGCGCGGCTCTTTAACGGCGCAATTATGTATTCAGGGTGTACAAGGTCACGTGGCTTATCCTCATTTGGCTCAAAATCCGATACATCAAGCATTAGGAGCTTTAAAAGAATTGTCGATGATTGAGTGGGATCAAGGTAACGCGTTTTTTCCTCCCACAAGCGTGCAGATAACGGGTTTAAAAGCGGGGAATGGGGTGAGTAATCTGATTCCTGATCAATTGCATGTTCAATTTAACTTTCGCTTCAATACTGAATCGACCTATAGCATGATAAGAAATCAGGTTGAAAATTTGTTAGAGCGTTATGCGTTGGATTACCAAATAACCTGGATACTTTCCGGTGAACCTTTCTTGACACCCAAAGGTGAATTGCTTGATGCGGTTCTGAATACAGTTCAACATTACTGTGATAGCCCCCCTGACATTTTAACCACTGGGGGCACTTCTGATGGGCGTTTTATCGCATTAATGGGAGCACAGGTGGTGGAGTTAGGGCCTATTAATCAAAGTATCCACAAAGTCAATGAATCAGTTTCGATAGCTGATCTTCAACTATTGACTAAAATGTATCAACGAATTATGGAACAATTGCTCCTGACCTGA
- a CDS encoding ArsC family reductase, producing MYTLYGIKNCDTIKKTRSWLNEHHVIYRFHDYQVDGLTPGALQNFIACLGWTPLLNTRGTTWRRLSETERAEIRDAASAHSLMLQKPAIIKRPILESSNGVLLLGFNIEQYRHFLKHS from the coding sequence ATGTATACACTTTACGGTATTAAAAACTGCGATACCATCAAAAAAACCCGCTCTTGGCTCAACGAGCACCATGTGATTTATCGATTTCATGATTATCAAGTCGATGGATTAACCCCCGGTGCGCTGCAAAATTTTATAGCGTGTTTGGGTTGGACACCATTATTAAATACACGCGGAACGACTTGGCGTCGTCTCAGTGAAACAGAACGTGCAGAGATCAGAGATGCTGCAAGTGCGCATAGTTTAATGTTACAAAAACCCGCCATCATTAAGAGACCTATTTTGGAATCCTCTAATGGCGTACTTTTATTGGGTTTCAATATTGAACAATATCGACATTTTTTAAAACACTCATGA
- the aroQ gene encoding gamma subclass chorismate mutase AroQ: protein MSLIGINEIFLLINQRLYYMEDIAAYKAEKQLAIEDVEQEKRILRNAMLLAEQKGITPNSIGPFFSALIHAAKLIQCRYQSDWQKKSITKKHPQNLAQMRYKLIQLNASLIERLYQALIAGQKFDKTTSGSMIKMIHHPQLSETHKRKIVTALQAIHLSQ, encoded by the coding sequence ATGTCTTTAATTGGAATCAATGAAATCTTCTTACTGATTAATCAACGTTTGTATTATATGGAAGATATCGCTGCTTACAAAGCTGAAAAACAGTTGGCGATTGAAGATGTTGAGCAAGAAAAAAGAATTTTGAGAAATGCCATGCTACTCGCAGAACAAAAAGGAATCACGCCAAATTCCATTGGCCCTTTTTTTTCTGCTTTAATACATGCCGCAAAATTGATTCAATGTCGTTATCAGTCAGATTGGCAAAAAAAATCCATCACTAAAAAGCATCCTCAAAATTTAGCTCAAATGCGTTATAAACTGATTCAGTTAAATGCCTCTTTAATAGAACGGTTGTATCAGGCCCTGATTGCAGGTCAAAAATTTGACAAAACGACTTCGGGCAGCATGATCAAAATGATTCATCACCCTCAACTGAGTGAAACGCATAAAAGAAAGATTGTGACAGCTTTGCAGGCCATACACTTGAGTCAATAA
- the yihA gene encoding ribosome biogenesis GTP-binding protein YihA/YsxC, which produces MSAPNIHHLPPDQGMEVAFAGRSNAGKSSALNTLTQQKNLAKISKTPGRTQLINLFEVAEGIRLVDLPGYGYAAVPLAIKIKWQKALNEYLNKRDCLRGLVILMDIRHPLKNLDQQMIVWAINKRIPVYLLLTKVDKLSRSASKIQLDMVKEAILPFMGDIEVDVFSSLKKIGIDKLQNKLNAWFSGSVNE; this is translated from the coding sequence ATGAGTGCTCCGAATATTCATCATCTTCCTCCCGATCAAGGAATGGAGGTTGCTTTCGCTGGCCGTTCCAATGCGGGAAAATCCAGCGCACTGAATACACTTACTCAGCAAAAAAATTTAGCGAAAATCAGTAAAACACCAGGCCGAACACAACTCATTAATTTATTCGAAGTGGCCGAAGGAATACGATTAGTTGATTTACCGGGTTATGGCTATGCGGCTGTGCCATTAGCAATAAAAATCAAATGGCAAAAAGCATTAAATGAGTACTTAAACAAACGTGATTGTTTGAGAGGCTTAGTCATACTGATGGATATTCGCCACCCTCTTAAAAATCTTGATCAGCAAATGATTGTTTGGGCAATAAACAAGCGTATCCCTGTTTATTTACTCTTGACTAAAGTGGATAAACTGTCCAGGTCAGCCAGTAAAATACAACTTGATATGGTAAAAGAAGCCATTTTGCCTTTTATGGGCGATATTGAAGTAGATGTATTTTCATCCTTGAAAAAAATAGGGATTGATAAATTACAAAATAAATTGAACGCTTGGTTCAGTGGCTCTGTCAATGAATGA